One Cryomorphaceae bacterium DNA segment encodes these proteins:
- the dgt gene encoding dNTP triphosphohydrolase produces the protein MSLSFYQELDYSRALAEPESDLEPEYYRSQFSRDYARILHSPSFRRLQGKTQLFPGIENDFFRNRLTHSLEVAQIARAITRRINATCNVGVDNTGEKKTAHKQLDIDEDLVCLAALAHDLGHPPFGHQGEEILDELMVDYGGFEGNAQTFRILSVLEKKVSTDIGPSVDEDQRIGLNLCARTLASVLKYDKDIPFDTRSRLKRMKEENAKKRALKKNIRPYKGYYQCDARRVNEIKDKVDPYGVAKPGKFKTIECQIMDIADDIAYSTFDLEDALKAKFISPLDFLFPKEEIREKIRKKVNEALVKDGRRGDLSEREIHEKLPELFVPLMLPQEPFDELTQISDGTEMKKIFKYLFETLYIGAQEVQNNGYHRMSATSGWIGRAIRSIEFEPNEENLALSTVRLSRDMRIKVEILKQFTFLWLIDSPRLKIAEYRGKEIVKTIFESLEKKGVGEKLLPADVQEVLSKMKEKPSQQRVICDYVASMTDRYAIEFYARLKSERPETIFKPF, from the coding sequence ATGTCTTTGTCTTTTTACCAAGAACTTGACTATTCTAGAGCACTAGCAGAACCCGAGTCGGATTTAGAGCCAGAATACTACCGCAGCCAGTTTAGTCGAGACTATGCGCGCATATTGCATTCTCCTTCCTTCAGGAGATTACAAGGGAAAACGCAATTATTTCCTGGAATAGAAAATGATTTCTTCAGAAACCGTCTCACACATTCGCTTGAAGTGGCTCAGATTGCGCGAGCGATAACACGACGAATTAATGCGACCTGTAATGTAGGAGTGGATAACACAGGCGAAAAGAAAACTGCACACAAACAGCTTGACATAGATGAAGATTTAGTGTGTTTAGCTGCGTTAGCGCACGACCTCGGGCATCCACCTTTTGGTCATCAGGGCGAAGAAATCTTAGATGAACTGATGGTTGATTACGGAGGCTTTGAGGGGAATGCCCAAACGTTTAGAATATTATCCGTACTGGAAAAGAAGGTCTCTACGGACATAGGACCATCAGTCGACGAAGACCAGAGAATAGGATTGAACCTATGCGCACGGACATTGGCGTCCGTATTGAAATATGACAAGGACATCCCTTTTGACACTCGCTCCAGATTGAAGAGAATGAAGGAGGAAAATGCGAAAAAACGTGCATTAAAAAAAAATATTAGACCTTATAAGGGTTACTATCAATGTGATGCGCGGAGAGTAAATGAAATTAAAGACAAAGTGGACCCATATGGGGTGGCTAAGCCGGGAAAGTTCAAGACAATTGAATGTCAGATAATGGACATTGCAGATGACATAGCATACAGCACATTTGATCTAGAAGACGCATTGAAGGCTAAATTCATAAGCCCGTTAGATTTCCTTTTCCCAAAAGAAGAAATTCGAGAGAAGATAAGAAAAAAAGTGAACGAAGCCTTGGTAAAAGATGGTAGGAGAGGTGATTTGAGTGAAAGAGAAATTCATGAAAAACTCCCAGAATTGTTTGTGCCATTGATGCTACCGCAAGAGCCGTTCGATGAATTAACACAAATTTCTGACGGAACGGAGATGAAAAAAATCTTCAAATATCTTTTTGAAACGTTGTACATCGGTGCCCAAGAAGTGCAAAACAATGGATATCACAGAATGTCTGCAACTTCGGGCTGGATAGGCCGGGCCATCCGTTCAATTGAGTTTGAACCTAATGAAGAAAACTTGGCTCTTTCAACTGTCCGGTTGAGTAGAGACATGCGCATAAAGGTCGAAATATTGAAGCAGTTTACATTTCTCTGGCTGATAGACTCTCCTCGATTAAAAATAGCTGAGTACAGAGGAAAAGAAATTGTGAAAACCATATTTGAATCATTAGAAAAGAAAGGAGTCGGTGAGAAACTACTACCTGCTGACGTTCAAGAAGTGTTATCAAAGATGAAAGAGAAACCCAGTCAACAAAGGGTAATATGTGACTATGTTGCCTCAATGACCGACAGGTACGCTATTGAATTCTATGCACGTCTAAAGTCTGAAAGGCCGGAGACAATTTTCAAACCTTTCTGA